In one Pasteuria penetrans genomic region, the following are encoded:
- a CDS encoding S1C family serine protease, with protein MGFYTNQSPRNNHRPRLILYLLISSLSGSLVTLILWNGITGSSKDRVLSTVDSTTPSPVSGKTATGGSIPQAIQKAKPYVVGIVRDGLSIERLHPFSSIEGAKRSKSIGSGIIVRLKENGEAIILTNHHVVDEAQHIAVFTLSGKGGSIKIPASLVGSDEDTDLAVIKVKFPNIEGLGSATFTDSDSLVEGESVVAIGIPLGIGQAYSAGIISRLPRGSNATSLPITTNLQGQDSLIDDLIQTDAAINSGNSGGPLIDSKGQVVGINSIKLSSNGSMGSIAIEGIGFAIPSKLVKKVAEDLMQYGRFRRGHLGVTLGSIPDINSTYNVPDGIHRGCILTGVSPGQAAEKHGMHEGDIITHVQKGEASRKVDFPQDLRSFLNHHGRAGEEITIRYYPQGKTELKSKKIVLGDVPPQEPKKIRREPW; from the coding sequence ATGGGCTTTTACACGAATCAGTCCCCCCGCAACAATCATCGACCACGGTTGATCCTCTACCTACTCATTTCCTCCCTCTCCGGTTCCCTTGTCACACTGATCTTATGGAATGGGATAACAGGAAGCAGCAAGGACCGAGTGCTATCCACCGTGGACTCAACTACCCCCTCACCGGTATCAGGAAAGACAGCCACCGGTGGGTCTATACCTCAGGCAATTCAAAAAGCCAAACCCTATGTAGTGGGAATTGTAAGAGATGGCCTTTCCATTGAACGGCTCCACCCCTTTAGCTCGATAGAGGGCGCCAAAAGATCAAAAAGCATTGGATCGGGTATCATCGTTCGACTGAAGGAAAATGGCGAAGCCATAATACTCACAAATCATCATGTGGTGGATGAAGCTCAGCATATTGCTGTATTCACCCTCAGCGGAAAAGGAGGAAGCATCAAAATACCCGCTAGCTTGGTGGGATCTGATGAAGACACGGATCTCGCTGTTATCAAAGTAAAATTCCCTAACATTGAGGGCCTAGGGTCGGCTACCTTCACTGACTCCGATTCCCTAGTAGAAGGAGAATCCGTAGTAGCTATCGGCATCCCCCTAGGGATCGGACAAGCATATTCCGCCGGAATCATCAGCCGTCTCCCCAGAGGAAGCAATGCCACCTCACTCCCCATTACTACGAACCTACAGGGCCAGGATTCACTCATCGACGACCTCATTCAAACAGATGCAGCCATCAATTCGGGGAACAGTGGGGGGCCACTGATCGATTCCAAAGGACAGGTCGTAGGAATCAATTCAATCAAATTATCATCCAATGGATCCATGGGAAGCATCGCAATAGAAGGAATCGGTTTTGCTATTCCCTCCAAATTAGTAAAAAAAGTCGCAGAGGATTTGATGCAATACGGTCGCTTTCGTAGGGGCCATTTGGGAGTTACGCTAGGATCTATTCCGGATATAAATTCCACCTATAATGTCCCCGACGGGATCCACCGGGGTTGTATCCTCACCGGGGTGTCCCCCGGACAAGCGGCTGAAAAACATGGTATGCATGAAGGAGACATAATAACCCATGTCCAAAAAGGGGAAGCCTCCAGAAAAGTCGACTTCCCACAGGATCTCAGGTCCTTTTTGAACCATCACGGTAGGGCAGGAGAGGAGATTACCATTCGGTACTACCCACAGGGAAAAACTGAATTGAAAAGCAAGAAAATCGTCCTGGGTGATGTCCCCCCACAAGAACCCAAAAAAATAAGGAGAGAACCATGGTAA
- the gltX gene encoding glutamate--tRNA ligase: protein MHIRVRFAPSPTGHLHIGGARTALFNYLFARQNRGTMILRIEDTDTVRNQAKAQETLLSGLRWLGIEWDEGPDAGGNYGPYISSQRSHIHQEQLQRLLRQKNAYPCFCSPKRLDDLREQAKQENKPFQYPGTCRLLTKQEIADRLASGEKPAYRFRVPHGETVEIVDSVRGTVSFSTDDLGDFLIYKANQQPLFNFAVTVDDILMKITHVIRGEEHLPNTPSQILLFHALGHTPPKFAHLPLILNMEGKKLSKRDASIDQFIDCYQERGYLPEAIINFISLLGWSPAPGIEEELFSLPELIKQFSLQRVHKAGAIFDPGKLQWMNGQYIRRLSRKQLTKLALPYLQKVGYIDGTKDRGKLSDIISLFQTSLQEIGEIATHTKFIFQPEQEIDPDAKTILTEPESQRVTEAFLEKIQFINPMFSVEDMRSLLKEVQKSTNLRGKKLFLPVRACCTGKTQGPDLPHLLHCLGREEILYRSRLYLKQVGIPHSL, encoded by the coding sequence ATGCATATCCGCGTTCGATTTGCGCCCAGCCCCACGGGTCATCTACACATAGGGGGAGCACGTACCGCACTGTTCAATTACCTATTTGCCCGACAAAATCGGGGAACCATGATCCTACGTATAGAGGACACTGATACGGTACGCAACCAAGCAAAGGCACAGGAAACCCTTCTGTCTGGACTGCGATGGCTTGGCATAGAATGGGATGAGGGACCTGACGCAGGTGGTAACTACGGCCCCTACATATCCTCCCAACGATCCCACATACATCAAGAACAACTGCAAAGACTCCTACGTCAAAAAAATGCCTATCCCTGCTTCTGTAGCCCTAAACGGTTGGACGACCTCCGCGAACAGGCCAAGCAAGAGAACAAACCCTTTCAATACCCTGGAACTTGCCGTCTACTGACCAAACAGGAAATTGCGGATCGATTGGCCTCCGGTGAGAAACCTGCCTATCGATTCAGGGTCCCACACGGCGAAACCGTTGAAATCGTAGATTCCGTACGCGGTACGGTTTCCTTTTCTACCGATGACCTTGGTGATTTCTTGATTTACAAAGCCAACCAACAACCCCTCTTCAACTTTGCAGTCACTGTCGATGATATACTCATGAAAATCACACACGTCATTCGTGGTGAAGAACACCTACCCAACACTCCCTCGCAAATTCTCCTGTTCCACGCCCTAGGTCACACACCCCCCAAGTTTGCCCACCTGCCCCTGATCCTCAATATGGAGGGGAAAAAATTATCCAAGAGGGATGCCTCCATTGATCAGTTCATAGATTGTTATCAGGAACGGGGTTACCTACCTGAGGCCATCATTAACTTTATCTCCCTTCTCGGGTGGTCACCCGCCCCGGGAATTGAAGAGGAATTGTTTAGCCTCCCCGAATTGATCAAACAATTCTCCCTACAACGTGTCCATAAAGCAGGCGCCATTTTCGATCCGGGAAAATTACAATGGATGAATGGCCAATACATTCGTCGTTTATCAAGAAAACAACTCACAAAACTTGCCTTACCCTATCTACAAAAAGTCGGCTACATAGATGGGACAAAGGACAGGGGGAAATTGTCAGACATCATCTCCCTCTTTCAAACCTCCCTGCAGGAAATTGGTGAGATTGCTACGCACACAAAATTCATCTTTCAGCCAGAACAGGAAATAGACCCCGATGCAAAAACCATACTCACCGAACCTGAATCCCAAAGAGTAACAGAAGCCTTCCTTGAAAAAATACAATTCATAAATCCCATGTTCTCCGTGGAAGATATGCGTTCCCTACTCAAAGAGGTGCAAAAGTCAACGAACCTCCGCGGCAAAAAACTCTTCCTACCCGTCCGCGCCTGCTGCACAGGAAAAACACAAGGACCCGATTTGCCACATCTACTGCATTGCCTCGGACGAGAGGAGATTTTGTACCGTTCACGCCTCTACCTCAAGCAAGTCGGAATCCCACACTCCTTATAA
- the asnB gene encoding asparagine synthase (glutamine-hydrolyzing): MCGIVGWIDFQRSLLEPTSINLLKEMNETQIHRGPDGEGFFSSEHLLLGHRRLTIIDPIGGQQPLTRSWKGREYTLVYNGEIYNTPTLRRQLGAEGYPITSHSDTEIVLWTYIHSPGNFLSLLEGMFALAIWDPSVPRLLLARDPLGIKPLFWARIGTGWGFASEVKTLLQHPRIKPSLDSVHLNELWTMCPGHTPGCAPFSTLKEVKPGHKLSITPHQTTEEPYFFWRGNPPHPDDMETTIQYVNDCLHKIVTEQMAADVPIGAMLSGGIDSSFLCSIAHPWYQKNQGRALPTYSIDDGKYEVHFQASRTQPDTDTRWVEIMSHYLGTHHRRISPSAEEIIDNLSTAAYARDMPGMADIDTSLLLFSRAMGREVSVVLSGEGADEIFGGYPWFRESQEALSRETTPHVFPWMRNASKRISFLRPSWHTRLDPLSYLHERYHEACAEVQSPEGESSRENRLRIITYLTLTRWLPVLLERKDRMTMAASLEARVPFCDAKLVSYLWNVPWSMKNYNGLTKGLLRHICRGLLPDSIRLRPKNPYPRTHNPVYFQAMQKKIASLLNDTTSPLHEFLDPTTVQPLLQPGASPQFAWFGQIMQAPSLLAHWLQLDTWWKRYGVTIQ; the protein is encoded by the coding sequence ATGTGCGGTATAGTAGGCTGGATTGATTTCCAACGTTCCCTCCTGGAACCAACATCCATAAATTTGCTGAAGGAAATGAATGAAACACAAATACACCGCGGTCCCGATGGGGAAGGATTTTTCTCCTCCGAACACCTCCTCCTAGGCCACCGTCGACTTACCATCATTGATCCGATAGGGGGCCAACAACCCCTCACACGCAGCTGGAAGGGAAGGGAATATACCCTTGTCTACAACGGAGAAATTTACAATACCCCCACACTACGAAGGCAGTTGGGGGCAGAGGGGTACCCCATCACTAGCCATTCTGATACGGAGATCGTTCTTTGGACCTATATCCATTCACCAGGAAACTTCTTGTCCCTATTGGAAGGAATGTTCGCCCTCGCCATCTGGGACCCCTCGGTACCAAGGCTTCTCTTAGCACGGGATCCATTGGGTATCAAACCCCTCTTCTGGGCACGCATCGGTACGGGATGGGGATTCGCCTCTGAAGTCAAAACCCTACTACAACATCCCCGTATCAAACCCTCTCTTGACTCTGTCCACCTCAACGAACTCTGGACCATGTGTCCTGGGCACACACCCGGCTGTGCTCCTTTTTCTACCCTCAAAGAGGTGAAACCCGGTCACAAGTTGTCCATTACACCCCATCAAACCACTGAAGAGCCATATTTTTTTTGGAGGGGCAACCCTCCCCACCCCGATGATATGGAGACAACGATACAATATGTAAACGATTGTCTCCATAAAATCGTCACAGAACAAATGGCGGCCGATGTACCTATAGGGGCCATGTTATCAGGAGGTATTGACTCCAGTTTTCTCTGTTCCATAGCTCACCCCTGGTATCAAAAAAATCAGGGAAGAGCTCTCCCTACCTATTCCATTGATGATGGTAAGTATGAAGTTCATTTCCAAGCAAGTCGCACCCAACCCGATACGGATACCCGATGGGTGGAAATTATGTCCCACTATCTAGGCACCCACCACCGTCGTATAAGCCCCTCTGCAGAAGAAATAATAGATAACCTATCCACCGCTGCCTATGCCCGGGACATGCCGGGAATGGCTGATATCGACACCTCCTTACTTCTTTTTTCCCGTGCAATGGGTCGGGAGGTAAGCGTGGTCCTCTCCGGGGAAGGGGCTGATGAAATCTTCGGCGGCTATCCATGGTTCCGGGAATCACAGGAGGCGTTATCCAGGGAAACAACGCCACACGTATTCCCCTGGATGCGTAACGCCTCAAAACGCATCTCCTTCCTACGACCTTCTTGGCATACCCGTCTTGATCCACTCTCCTATCTCCATGAACGCTACCATGAAGCCTGCGCAGAGGTACAATCCCCTGAAGGGGAATCCTCCCGCGAGAACCGATTACGAATCATTACGTACCTGACCTTAACCCGTTGGTTACCCGTTCTCCTGGAACGTAAGGACCGTATGACCATGGCTGCCAGCCTAGAGGCGCGTGTACCTTTCTGCGATGCCAAGCTAGTCTCCTACCTCTGGAATGTCCCCTGGTCCATGAAAAATTACAATGGCCTAACCAAAGGCCTATTGCGCCATATTTGCCGGGGACTCTTACCAGACTCCATCCGTTTACGCCCTAAAAATCCCTATCCACGTACCCATAATCCTGTTTATTTCCAAGCCATGCAGAAAAAAATAGCAAGCCTACTGAATGACACCACGAGCCCCTTACATGAATTCCTGGATCCTACCACAGTCCAACCCCTGCTACAACCCGGGGCATCCCCCCAATTCGCATGGTTTGGACAAATCATGCAGGCACCCTCTTTGCTGGCACATTGGTTGCAGTTGGATACCTGGTGGAAAAGATATGGTGTTACGATACAGTAG
- a CDS encoding YitT family protein has product MISHRMLTDVKQHTCREWRSLREDLPYLLQWNVWPGILLRICTIFLGCLAISIAVNFFVVPARLADGGFTGIALIINYMYGIDLNDMVVWLNIPLVLMGIPLLGYRLIINTILGVSMLPPALVLTNPLQQIAKDWHIQTDPWISVLVGGILMGLGLGLVLRVNANTGGSDLVALIVKHCAGIPLNYTLLFFDISVLLCAWPAVGSIGVMYTLPYMFAYTSVVKIILENFGPAYTIMIISPRIPLIIHKIQDRNLNIDYTVLKGKNSQDNRECDVIYTVVSAKELGTLRNLVEEIDPFALITVQRCKKYIQSFRSKISHHIGNHWRVS; this is encoded by the coding sequence TTGATTAGCCATAGGATGCTGACAGATGTAAAACAGCATACGTGTAGAGAATGGCGGTCCCTCAGGGAGGATTTGCCATATCTCCTTCAATGGAACGTATGGCCCGGTATCCTACTCCGTATATGTACTATTTTTCTAGGATGCCTGGCCATATCCATTGCTGTCAATTTTTTTGTTGTTCCCGCTAGGCTAGCCGACGGTGGTTTTACAGGGATTGCCCTGATTATCAATTACATGTACGGCATAGATCTGAATGACATGGTAGTTTGGTTGAATATACCCCTGGTACTTATGGGTATTCCCCTCTTGGGGTATCGGCTCATTATCAATACGATACTGGGTGTTAGCATGCTTCCCCCCGCACTGGTCCTTACCAACCCTTTGCAACAAATTGCCAAGGATTGGCACATTCAGACTGATCCCTGGATCTCCGTTCTGGTGGGTGGTATCCTGATGGGTCTGGGTTTAGGCTTGGTTCTGCGCGTGAATGCCAACACAGGTGGATCCGATCTGGTGGCCCTGATTGTGAAGCATTGTGCAGGCATCCCATTGAATTACACTCTTCTATTTTTTGATATCTCCGTTCTTCTCTGTGCCTGGCCCGCTGTAGGTAGCATTGGCGTTATGTATACTTTACCCTATATGTTCGCTTACACCTCTGTAGTCAAGATAATATTAGAGAATTTTGGACCAGCATACACTATAATGATCATTTCACCCCGAATCCCATTGATTATACATAAAATTCAAGATAGAAACCTCAACATTGATTATACTGTATTGAAAGGAAAAAATTCCCAAGACAATAGGGAATGTGATGTCATCTACACTGTAGTTTCTGCCAAGGAATTAGGGACTCTTCGAAACCTCGTTGAGGAAATTGACCCTTTCGCCCTTATAACCGTCCAACGCTGTAAGAAATATATACAAAGTTTTCGAAGTAAAATATCCCATCACATAGGGAACCATTGGAGAGTTTCCTAG